In the genome of Quercus robur chromosome 3, dhQueRobu3.1, whole genome shotgun sequence, one region contains:
- the LOC126717150 gene encoding GDSL esterase/lipase At1g54790-like isoform X4 produces the protein MARKNTILPILTLFSIFLPLAISIDFNYPAVFNFGDSNSDTGELTVGLGFFLDPPNGQHYFKTSTGRFCDGRLIIDFLMDEMDLPFLNAYLDSIGLPNFRKGCNFAAAGSTIRPATPTSVSPFSFGVQVAQFLRFKARVLELLPEGKKISKYLPEKDYFEKGLYMFDMGQNDLAGAFYSKSLDQILASIPAILVEFETGIQKLYDQGARNFWIHNTGPLGCLPQNVAKFGTDPSQLDELGCVSQHNQASKLFNLQLHALCRKLQGQFSDANVTYVDIFTIKYNLIANYSRYGFEQPIMACCGYGGPPLNYDSRVCCGQTKILNGTSVTAKGCPDSTEYVSWDGIHYTEAANQYVSSQILTGKYSDPPFSDKMPFLLNLKF, from the exons ATGGCTAGGAAAAACACTATTCTACCAATCCTCACCTTATTCTCAATCTTTCTACCTCTTGCAATTTCCATTGACTTCAATTATCCTGCGGTTTTCAACTTTGGGGACTCAAATTCCGACACAGGTGAGCTTACCGTGGGGCTTGGCTTCTTCCTTGACCCACCAAATGGACAACACTACTTCAAGACTTCAACAGGGAGATTTTGTGACGGTCGTCTCATCATAGACTTCCTCA TGGATGAAATGGACCTGCCATTCCTAAATGCCTATTTGGATTCAATTGGCTTGCCAAATTTCCGAAAAGGGTGTAACTTTGCAGCTGCAGGGTCAACTATACGTCCAGCAACACCAACATCTGTCAGTCCATTCTCGTTTGGTGTTCAGGTGGCTCAGTTTCTCCGATTCAAAGCCCGGGTTCTTGAATTGCTACCTGAAG GTAAGAAAATTAGCAAGTACCTCCCAGAAAAAGATTATTTTGAGAAGGGGCTTTACATGTTTGATATGGGCCAGAATGATCTTGCTGGTGCATTTTATTCCAAATCATTGGATCAAATACTTGCTTCAATTCCAGCAATTTTGGTTGAGTTTGAGACAGGAATACAG AAACTATATGATCAAGGTGCTAGAAATTTTTGGATACACAACACAGGTCCTCTCGGATGCTTGCCTCAAAATGTAGCCAAATTTGGAACTGACCCATCACAGCTTGATGAGTTAGGATGTGTCAGTCAACATAATCAAGCTTCTAAACTCTTCAATCTGCAGCTTCATGCTCTTTGTAGAAAATTACAGGGCCAATTCTCGGATGCAAATGTCACATACGTGGATATCTTTACTATTAAATACAACCTCATCGCAAACTACTCTCGATATG GATTTGAGCAACCTATTATGGCCTGCTGTGGGTATGGAGGTCCACCATTGAACTATGACAGTCGCGTTTGCTGTGGGCAAACAAAGATCTTGAACGGGACCTCAGTCACAGCCAAAGGGTGCCCCGACAGTACTGAGTATGTCAGTTGGGATGGAATTCATTACACTGAGGCTGCAAATCAGTATGTCTCATCACAAATACTCACTGGAAAATACTCCGATCCACCCTTCTCAGACAAAATGCCTTTCCTTCTGAATCTCAAGTTCTAA
- the LOC126717150 gene encoding GDSL esterase/lipase At1g54790-like isoform X2 translates to MARKNTILPILTLFSIFLPLAISIDFNYPAVFNFGDSNSDTGELTVGLGFFLDPPNGQHYFKTSTGRFCDGRLIIDFLMDEMDLPFLNAYLDSIGLPNFRKGCNFAAAGSTIRPATPTSVSPFSFGVQVAQFLRFKARVLELLPEVCAGKKISKYLPEKDYFEKGLYMFDMGQNDLAGAFYSKSLDQILASIPAILVEFETGIQKLYDQGARNFWIHNTGPLGCLPQNVAKFGTDPSQLDELGCVSQHNQASKLFNLQLHALCRKLQGQFSDANVTYVDIFTIKYNLIANYSRYGFEQPIMACCGYGGPPLNYDSRVCCGQTKILNGTSVTAKGCPDSTEYVSWDGIHYTEAANQYVSSQILTGKYSDPPFSDKMPFLLNLKF, encoded by the exons ATGGCTAGGAAAAACACTATTCTACCAATCCTCACCTTATTCTCAATCTTTCTACCTCTTGCAATTTCCATTGACTTCAATTATCCTGCGGTTTTCAACTTTGGGGACTCAAATTCCGACACAGGTGAGCTTACCGTGGGGCTTGGCTTCTTCCTTGACCCACCAAATGGACAACACTACTTCAAGACTTCAACAGGGAGATTTTGTGACGGTCGTCTCATCATAGACTTCCTCA TGGATGAAATGGACCTGCCATTCCTAAATGCCTATTTGGATTCAATTGGCTTGCCAAATTTCCGAAAAGGGTGTAACTTTGCAGCTGCAGGGTCAACTATACGTCCAGCAACACCAACATCTGTCAGTCCATTCTCGTTTGGTGTTCAGGTGGCTCAGTTTCTCCGATTCAAAGCCCGGGTTCTTGAATTGCTACCTGAAG TCTGTGCAGGTAAGAAAATTAGCAAGTACCTCCCAGAAAAAGATTATTTTGAGAAGGGGCTTTACATGTTTGATATGGGCCAGAATGATCTTGCTGGTGCATTTTATTCCAAATCATTGGATCAAATACTTGCTTCAATTCCAGCAATTTTGGTTGAGTTTGAGACAGGAATACAG AAACTATATGATCAAGGTGCTAGAAATTTTTGGATACACAACACAGGTCCTCTCGGATGCTTGCCTCAAAATGTAGCCAAATTTGGAACTGACCCATCACAGCTTGATGAGTTAGGATGTGTCAGTCAACATAATCAAGCTTCTAAACTCTTCAATCTGCAGCTTCATGCTCTTTGTAGAAAATTACAGGGCCAATTCTCGGATGCAAATGTCACATACGTGGATATCTTTACTATTAAATACAACCTCATCGCAAACTACTCTCGATATG GATTTGAGCAACCTATTATGGCCTGCTGTGGGTATGGAGGTCCACCATTGAACTATGACAGTCGCGTTTGCTGTGGGCAAACAAAGATCTTGAACGGGACCTCAGTCACAGCCAAAGGGTGCCCCGACAGTACTGAGTATGTCAGTTGGGATGGAATTCATTACACTGAGGCTGCAAATCAGTATGTCTCATCACAAATACTCACTGGAAAATACTCCGATCCACCCTTCTCAGACAAAATGCCTTTCCTTCTGAATCTCAAGTTCTAA
- the LOC126717150 gene encoding GDSL esterase/lipase At1g54790-like isoform X3: protein MASKICILHILTIISIFLPHAKSIHFNFPAVFNFGDSNSDTGELIASGIEILVPPNGQNYFQKPSGRYCDGRLIIDFLLDEMDLPFLNAYLDSIGLPNFRKGCNFAAAGSTIRPATPTSVSPFSFGVQVAQFLRFKARVLELLPEGKKISKYLPEKDYFEKGLYMFDMGQNDLAGAFYSKSLDQILASIPAILVEFETGIQKLYDQGARNFWIHNTGPLGCLPQNVAKFGTDPSQLDELGCVSQHNQASKLFNLQLHALCRKLQGQFSDANVTYVDIFTIKYNLIANYSRYGFEQPIMACCGYGGPPLNYDSRVCCGQTKILNGTSVTAKGCPDSTEYVSWDGIHYTEAANQYVSSQILTGKYSDPPFSDKMPFLLNLKF, encoded by the exons ATGGCTAGCAAGATCTGCATTCTCCATATCCTCACCATAATTTCCATTTTCTTACCTCATGCCAAATCCATTCACTTCAACTTCCCTGCGGTTTTCAATTTTGGTGACTCAAACTCTGACACCGGCGAGCTTATCGCCTCCGGGATTGAGATCCTTGTCCCTCCTAATGGACAGAATTACTTCCAAAAGCCATCTGGGAGATACTGTGATGGCCGTCTCATCATTGATTTTCTCT TGGATGAAATGGACCTGCCATTCCTAAATGCCTATTTGGATTCAATTGGCTTGCCAAATTTCCGAAAAGGGTGTAACTTTGCAGCTGCAGGGTCAACTATACGTCCAGCAACACCAACATCTGTCAGTCCATTCTCGTTTGGTGTTCAGGTGGCTCAGTTTCTCCGATTCAAAGCCCGGGTTCTTGAATTGCTACCTGAAG GTAAGAAAATTAGCAAGTACCTCCCAGAAAAAGATTATTTTGAGAAGGGGCTTTACATGTTTGATATGGGCCAGAATGATCTTGCTGGTGCATTTTATTCCAAATCATTGGATCAAATACTTGCTTCAATTCCAGCAATTTTGGTTGAGTTTGAGACAGGAATACAG AAACTATATGATCAAGGTGCTAGAAATTTTTGGATACACAACACAGGTCCTCTCGGATGCTTGCCTCAAAATGTAGCCAAATTTGGAACTGACCCATCACAGCTTGATGAGTTAGGATGTGTCAGTCAACATAATCAAGCTTCTAAACTCTTCAATCTGCAGCTTCATGCTCTTTGTAGAAAATTACAGGGCCAATTCTCGGATGCAAATGTCACATACGTGGATATCTTTACTATTAAATACAACCTCATCGCAAACTACTCTCGATATG GATTTGAGCAACCTATTATGGCCTGCTGTGGGTATGGAGGTCCACCATTGAACTATGACAGTCGCGTTTGCTGTGGGCAAACAAAGATCTTGAACGGGACCTCAGTCACAGCCAAAGGGTGCCCCGACAGTACTGAGTATGTCAGTTGGGATGGAATTCATTACACTGAGGCTGCAAATCAGTATGTCTCATCACAAATACTCACTGGAAAATACTCCGATCCACCCTTCTCAGACAAAATGCCTTTCCTTCTGAATCTCAAGTTCTAA
- the LOC126717150 gene encoding GDSL esterase/lipase At1g54790-like isoform X1, which translates to MASKICILHILTIISIFLPHAKSIHFNFPAVFNFGDSNSDTGELIASGIEILVPPNGQNYFQKPSGRYCDGRLIIDFLLDEMDLPFLNAYLDSIGLPNFRKGCNFAAAGSTIRPATPTSVSPFSFGVQVAQFLRFKARVLELLPEVCAGKKISKYLPEKDYFEKGLYMFDMGQNDLAGAFYSKSLDQILASIPAILVEFETGIQKLYDQGARNFWIHNTGPLGCLPQNVAKFGTDPSQLDELGCVSQHNQASKLFNLQLHALCRKLQGQFSDANVTYVDIFTIKYNLIANYSRYGFEQPIMACCGYGGPPLNYDSRVCCGQTKILNGTSVTAKGCPDSTEYVSWDGIHYTEAANQYVSSQILTGKYSDPPFSDKMPFLLNLKF; encoded by the exons ATGGCTAGCAAGATCTGCATTCTCCATATCCTCACCATAATTTCCATTTTCTTACCTCATGCCAAATCCATTCACTTCAACTTCCCTGCGGTTTTCAATTTTGGTGACTCAAACTCTGACACCGGCGAGCTTATCGCCTCCGGGATTGAGATCCTTGTCCCTCCTAATGGACAGAATTACTTCCAAAAGCCATCTGGGAGATACTGTGATGGCCGTCTCATCATTGATTTTCTCT TGGATGAAATGGACCTGCCATTCCTAAATGCCTATTTGGATTCAATTGGCTTGCCAAATTTCCGAAAAGGGTGTAACTTTGCAGCTGCAGGGTCAACTATACGTCCAGCAACACCAACATCTGTCAGTCCATTCTCGTTTGGTGTTCAGGTGGCTCAGTTTCTCCGATTCAAAGCCCGGGTTCTTGAATTGCTACCTGAAG TCTGTGCAGGTAAGAAAATTAGCAAGTACCTCCCAGAAAAAGATTATTTTGAGAAGGGGCTTTACATGTTTGATATGGGCCAGAATGATCTTGCTGGTGCATTTTATTCCAAATCATTGGATCAAATACTTGCTTCAATTCCAGCAATTTTGGTTGAGTTTGAGACAGGAATACAG AAACTATATGATCAAGGTGCTAGAAATTTTTGGATACACAACACAGGTCCTCTCGGATGCTTGCCTCAAAATGTAGCCAAATTTGGAACTGACCCATCACAGCTTGATGAGTTAGGATGTGTCAGTCAACATAATCAAGCTTCTAAACTCTTCAATCTGCAGCTTCATGCTCTTTGTAGAAAATTACAGGGCCAATTCTCGGATGCAAATGTCACATACGTGGATATCTTTACTATTAAATACAACCTCATCGCAAACTACTCTCGATATG GATTTGAGCAACCTATTATGGCCTGCTGTGGGTATGGAGGTCCACCATTGAACTATGACAGTCGCGTTTGCTGTGGGCAAACAAAGATCTTGAACGGGACCTCAGTCACAGCCAAAGGGTGCCCCGACAGTACTGAGTATGTCAGTTGGGATGGAATTCATTACACTGAGGCTGCAAATCAGTATGTCTCATCACAAATACTCACTGGAAAATACTCCGATCCACCCTTCTCAGACAAAATGCCTTTCCTTCTGAATCTCAAGTTCTAA
- the LOC126717152 gene encoding kinesin-like protein KIN-1, which translates to MSNITVCARFRPLSSKERRDHGDSVCIRCIDTETFILKDEKEEDIIFSFDRVFCEKSDQAEVYEFLVLPIVRDAVNGINGTIITYGQTGAGKTYSIEGPGILECGEQKKGILPRVVDGIFEHIKPDKMAKYLIKLSMVEIYMEKIRDLFDLSKDNIQIKESKIEGILLSGATEMSIIDPAEALQSLSTGIANRAVGETQMNTASSRSHCIYIFTVKQELTGDKRMKTGKLVLVDLAGSEKVEKTGAEGRALEEAKMINKSLSALGNVINALTCGSGRANHIPYRDSKLTRILQDALGGNSRTALLCCCSPSVSNASESLSTLRFGARAKHIKASPRVNCNEDKYSKKNEALCPDKDESCKRILNKLKESLDIEDVKLLEELFILEGILFDPYSVEELEPSYEDVTLRTISSLQAAVEELVFTVEELKMENYALKARIVAAERLDVLHKESCKSSNVLHKILSAFSFFKWMGSVPSVRWLK; encoded by the exons ATGTCAAATATCACAGTCTGTGCTCGATTCAGGCCGTTAAGCTCGAAAGAGCGAAGAGATCACGGCGACAGTGTTTGTATCAGATGCATAGACACCGAGACTTTCATTTTGAAG gatgagaaggaagaagataTTATATTTAGCTTTGATAGGGTGTTCTGTGAGAAATCGGACCAAGCTGAGGTTTATGAGTTTCTAGTTCTGCCTATTGTTCGAG ATGCTGTTAATGGAATCAACGGGACGATTATTACTTATGGACAG ACTGGAGCTGGAAAGACGTATAGCATAGAG GGGCCTGGCATTCTAGAATGTGGCGAGCAGAAGAAAGGAATACTTCCAAGAGTAGTAGATGGAATTTTTGAGCATATCAAACCTGATAAAATGGCAAAGTACTTGATCAAGTTGTCAATG GTTGAAATCTACATGGAAAAAATAAG GGACCTTTTTGATTTATCCAAGGATAATATACAGATAAAGGAGAGCAAAATAGAAGGGATATTGTTGTCTGGAGCAACAGAG ATGTCTATAATAGATCCTGCAGAAGCATTACAAAGCCTTTCA ACTGGGATAGCTAACAGAGCAGTTGGAGAGACCC AAATGAACACGGCCAGTAGTAGAAGTCATTGCATTTACATTTTCACAGTCAAACAAGAATTGACTGGAGATAAGAG GATGAAAACTGGAAAACTAGTCCTTGTGGACTTGGCAGGGTCAGAGAAGGTGGAGAAAACTGGAGCTGAAGGGAGGGCTCTTGAAGAAGCAAAAATGATCAACAAGTCCCTCTCAGCTCTTGGCAATGTTATAAATGCTTTGACATGTGGCTCAGGCAGAGCAAACCACATCCCTTATCGTGATTCCAAGCTTACTCGGATTCTACAAGATGCACTT GGTGGGAACTCTAGAACTGCTTTATTGTGTTGTTGCTCCCCGAGTGTTTCTAATGCATCAGAAAGCCTGTCAACCCTACGTTTTGGTGCAAG GGCAAAGCATATTAAAGCATCACCACGGGTTAACTGTAATGAGGATAAATACTCCAAGAAGAATGAAGCTCTCTGTCCTGATAAAGATGAATCATGCAAGAGAATTCTAAATAAG TTGAAGGAGAGTTTGGATATTGAAGATGTAAAATTACTTGAAGAGTTGTTCATACTTGAGGGAATTTTATTTGATCCATATTCAGTTGAagagttggaaccaagttaTGAAGATGTTACTTTACGGACCATTTCCTCATTACAAGCAGCTGTGGAAGAGCTTGTATTTACTGTTGAGGAG CTTAAGATGGAAAACTATGCTCTCAAAGCCAGAATAGTAGCTGCTGAAAGGCTTGATGTGCTCCACAAAGAGAGTTGCAAAAGTTCAAACGTTCTGCATAAGATTTTAAGTGCTTTCAGTTTCTTCAAATGGATGGGGTCAGTCCCTTCTGTCAGGTGGCTGAAATGA
- the LOC126717153 gene encoding uncharacterized protein LOC126717153: MALRRLQTLRSLYRTAGIRESSYLLGSSRSYSTAISNVPELNQRSVSSCLYKAHNAFPLTRGSTMPLRSTMAAELLIFSNDTRSLSTQVKAPPQARQMGALKVSMTSPGFIYEPYAPREQIPFWRRWFTRSGWKRTKDDIILELKSAYAINKLRKSGYSKKKFYNEAAELYKEINTLMANGDKSLLRKAVTEKMYSALKNEIKQRESVWSKVYWEMIMPIVKMRTLRARLIGVDRNDLNKVFIQLTLEFLTKQKFEAYDSNGDVVAGDKSKEVLVRDIWVFEKSLFHPGAYWRLCGRISTKSS; the protein is encoded by the exons ATGGCTTTGAGAAGATTGCAAACTCTGCGTTCACTGTATCGGACGGCTGGGATTCGAGAATCTTCATATCT GCTTGGCAGCTCAAGAAGCTATTCTACTGCTATTTCAAATG TTCCTGAACTAAATCAGCGGAGTGTTTCTTCTTGCTTATACAAGGCCCACAATGCTTTCCCATTGACTCGTGGAAGTACAATGCCACTTCGCTCTACAATG gcTGCTGAGTTATTGATATTCTCAAATGATACGAGGTCATTATCAACACAAGTAAAAGCCCCTCCGCAAGCACGACAGATG GGAGCTCTTAAAGTCTCCATGACGAGCCCTGGATTCATCTATGAACCATATGCACCTCGTGAACAAATACCATTTTGGCGGAG ATGGTTCACAAGAAGTGGGTGGAAAAGAACAAAAGATGATATTATTCTAGAG CTCAAAAGTGCCTATGCAATTAATAAATTAAGGAAATCTGGATATTCAAAGAAGAAGTTTTACAATGAGGCTGCAGAGTTGTACAAGGAG ATAAACACACTAATGGCAAACGGTGATAAATCATTATTAAGGAAAGCAGTCACGGAGAAAATGTACTCT GCActcaaaaatgaaattaaacaaAGAGAATCAGTGTGGAGTAAGGTCTACTGGGAAATGATCATGCCAATTGTAAAGATGCGAACTTTGCGAGCTCGTCTG ATTGGAGTTGATCGAAATGACCTCAACAAAGTTTTCATTCAACTTACACTCGAGTTTCTAACTAAGCAG AAATTTGAAGCTTATGATTCAAACGGTGATGTTGTCGCAGGAGATAAATCTAAAGAG GTCCTAGTCCGTGACATCTGGGTATTTGAGAAATCTCTCTTTCACCCTGGTGCTTACTGGCGTCTCTGTGGGAGGATTTCAACAAAATCTTCTTGA